AGCTTCTCTTTATCACCGATCATATGGTTTGAGCCGACTGAGTCAACGATCTAATCATTCTCATAATCGATTTGATTGAATGTTGTTCTTGTAAGGGCTAGCTCCTCTTCATCTATAGCAAAGAAAGCCTTAGCATCCCATTCGTCTTCACTTTTGGAAGTAGCGGTGTTACTCTTGACGACCTTCTTCTTTGACCAGCAATCTTTTGCCATATGACCCTTCTTCTTGCAATTGTAGCACTTCCCTTCAAACTTTTGGCCATTGCCATGGTTCTTAGAACCTCTCCCTGTACGAACGCTCCCTTCGCCTTGATGACTTCTTGCCTTGTCATCGTTCTTTTTGGATCCATCGTTGGCATGCTGCTTGGAATTCCACTTGCCTTTGTTGGAATAGAGTgtctcttcttcattcttcaatGAGACTCCTCCCATTTGCTTAGCTAAGGCTTCTTGACCAGCTAGCAAATTTTCGAATTCTACAAGCGACGGCTGAGTTTGCCATCCTTGTATGGCAGCAACAAAACTCCTGAATTCTGGCTTCAAACCATGGATGATGATCCGCTTCATCCTGGTATCGCCAATAGGAGCCTTTGGATCCAACTCGGTAATCTCTCGGCACAACGTCTTCACTTTGTGGAAGTATTGTGCGACCGTCATGTCGCGTTGCGCCACCGACAACAACTCACTTTCTAAGAGTTGGACCTTCGTATCGTTCTTCTTAGAGAACAGCTTGGTGAACGTATCCCAAGCTTCTTTGGGAGTTTCCGCATCCCAAATATGCTCCAGCACATCCTCTTCAACCGTCGTCTTCAAAACGAACATGGATTTGCCCGCTTTAATCTTCCACTTCCACAATGTCCCATTCGCATCTTCAGCCTCCGGTTGTTTCACATCATTTCCATTTACAACCTCCCACAAATCCTGGCCCCGCATGTAAGACATCATGCGGGTAGACCAAGAATTGTAGTTACGGTTGTTAAGCTTCTTGATTCCGCCAACAACTTGAAGATCACCCATCTTGGCAATAGAGATGTTCACCAAATACCCGGAACccggctctaataccatattGTTGAAAGAACAAGCAGCAAGGATGGTTCAATAACCTCTGAACAATTTGATACCACTGTTGTAATTTGATCAAATAAGCTCAGAGAAGAAAGACACTAGAGAGAATTGCTACTGTAACTCTCATACTTTATTCATCAAATCATAGGCCTATTAAAATAGGCATAACATCCAAAACCACTTAGCATGAAAATAGCAACAGAATAGCAATAACAAATACCCACTAACATATCCAACTAACTAGAACATGTGCAGAAACAAACTCCTACAAACTAGGACTCCACTACTACATTATTGAAGACACGTAAAACTGAAACTTGACTACGTCAACAATTCCTATAAACTAGGATCAGCATAACAGACGCTAAGAACTCGGtaacaaaataacaaataaacaACAATATGTTAACAATACACAATACCTGGTCATAAGGCAACCCACGTGCTGGTGTTCTTTTATTCAATATTGCCAAGGTCTGTCTGTCAAGAAACTGGGGTTTAGGTCGTTAGAAGcatacaaaaatgaacaaaacagGCCAGGAAAACGAGCTATACGAGGATTATATTGAAGAATTACACCTCCCTCGTCTTTCGGCTATCAAAAACAGCCTGTTAGAGAGAAGTGATCTTGAGATATCTAGGAATATATTTCTTTATAAATACTAAAAAgtgattgaaatgtttatggAGATATTTCTCTCTCTGTATCTAGCATAGTCCTCTAGCTAAAAATATCTAGGGAAGATACctagaaatatgaaaatattttcggggGCAGAACCTGCTCCTTGGGCCTTCAAATAGGCAAGATCTCTCGTTAGAGCAGGCATGGCGTGAGCAGGCTCGGCTCTCATCAGTGAGTGTGTGAAAGCGTATTTGGCACCGGTAAGTACGTGTAAGAAGTTTCTCCCAGTCGATATCGAAAGAGAGTGTCTTTAATGAAAAGAGCTTGTGTTTCTTTAAGTATGCATTGTGTGTCTTACTCAACAATTAATACCAGAGCTGCGCCTTTGCGTTCGTCAGTTACGTGATAATGCTAAATGAATATCTTATCTTGATTGATGTTGACATGTCACCTAAACTCgccttttttgtcctttttctttgggTTTTGTGCAGCCTAATTGGAGCACTCGTGATTGTGATGGGATTCTACGTGGTAGTGTGGGGCAAGTCCAAACAGGAAGAGAAGACAATCGAGGGCAGTGGGGTTGGGGAGTGCTTGGCGTCCTCCAGCCATAAGATTCCTTTGCTCCAAAGCAATGCTTAAAGCGTATAGACATTCTTGGCGAcacaaaaaagtgaaaaagaggaaaaaggcaGAGACGTACCCtcttgtcttttttcaaatgaaTTGAAAGTCGAATATTCCAACGAGAATTAGATGTGGAAATGCTAATGTCGGGACAAATTTCGACCGTCGGATGCATTCTGGTTCGCATAAATTACTGTGTATGCCAACTTTGGAAAACCTATATTCGAAGCTTTTGAGCAAATTTGACTCAAAACTTTTGAGAGATCGATGAATTAACTAATCTCGTGGTGGAAACTACAACACAATTCTAAGGAGTTAACTTCAGGGCTAGTTACCAAacaattcctaaaaattatgtcaaatcagtcctaagttttttttttaatcaatttagtccttaatcttttgcaataatgccaattcagtccactttTTTAGTTGGAAGTGAAGGCCGAAGGCCAGAGTATATGACTGGCGCCACTGATAATGAGTCTCGGGGAAgggctcgaggaagaagaaagccagcaattaaaaataaagacagTAAAAGATATGAGAAAAGAAgcaaatttttagctttttagcttaattttttatttcttaattttttacttttagctttttttattaCTGACTGGGATCCTCTTCAGAGAGCCACATGCTATTAGATTTGGCACTTTTGGTGtcgttttgccctttcttttctAACTTTTTGTACTTTGGcaataaaaattttgagattgGCAAATTACTGGCATATCTAGATAAGAGTTAGACtgatgattatttttttggcttaaTATAAATCTTGACACGGACacattttgactttttcttaatcaagaaaacttgaaactttcacaatatataaatattgataCGTAAATTcccatataatttttttatttttaaaaaaaattgaataataaaccAATAATCAATTGAAAgagatttaccaatttaattcattGTTTTAGGCATAAGAGATTCCAAGTTGGATCACATGTCGGGTAGGTCTAGAAAAACTCACCGTCTTCCCTAAATCCATTTGAGATGAGAATGCTATTCTTAGATGCAAATGTTTCTAATTTCTAATTTCCAAATCGGATAGGTCTAGAAAAACTCATCGTCTTCCCTAAATCCGTTTGAGATGAGAATGCTATTCTTAGATGCAAATGTTTCTAATTTCTAATTTCCAAATCGGATAGGTCTAGAAAAACTCATCGTCTTCCCTAAATCCATTTGAGATGAGAATGCTGCTCTTAGATGTAAATGTTTCTCATTTCTAAGTGCGAAAAAACGCAGTAGAGAACAAGAAGGTGTTCAACCAAAAGaaccaaagaaaacaagaatgTGAAAGTATATAATGCCCATTTCTGCTCGAGGGTCAAATTCTGACAATATCGACGGATTCGATCCCCATCCATCTTTATACAATCTTTGAGGCATAAAAATTTGTGTGTCAAAAATTATTTGTCACTCCTCTGGAAATTTTACTCTATCGAGAGCgagaataattattttttccgtGAACATCTTTTATTTTCGTTATCGATAGTCAATTAAATTGGTGTTAGTTGATGTGCTTAGAAGAACTAAATGGTAATTAGTCGAGTATTAAGCACATCAAAACGCGTCTAGTCACGTTGTGTCAAAAAGGCAACACATTAACTcgctaatttaaaaatattaattcgTGTCTAAATGAGTGAAGTagacacaatttttttttttttttgttgtatcTTGAAACGGGTTGACCCGTTTATGAGGTCGAGTTAACCAGTCTATACCAAAGTCAAGCCTATTTAACTGCCTATCGCGTTGTGCACACGGATCGTTGTCATGAATTACGGATCTAACCCTCGAAGTGCAGCCTGACGCACATGCCcttacccccaaaaaaaaaaaaagaaaaatctttcatAAACAACGGTGCTGGAAAATaatgggaaagagagagaagcataTTTTCCAAGGAATCTTCAGGTTCCTTGGCAAGACACCTCGTAGATGATCGGGCGGATCTTTTCGAAACGTGGACTGATCTCTGCTCGCAGATGCACACACATAATGAACTAGAGACAAACCTTATTTTGGATTTGGCCTAAACGAAAGGCTCCTgccgaggaaaaaaagaagcagcaaAACGTAGGAAAACCTCAGTGTCCTCCAAATATTAACCCGAgaactctgagagagagagagagagagagatggaggggaGAGCGAGGGGTTCACTGCCGTTTGTGGGGATGATCATGGTGGTTCTGGCTCAAGCGGGCAACATGGTGGTGATGAAGATGGCCATGTCCGACGGGATCAACAAGTACACCATGGTCTTTTACTGCAATGCCCTCTCCTCTCTCGTCCTCCTTCCTTGTCCCCTCATCATCTCTCGCAGGTTTGTGCCCTGTCCATCACTCATTGACTCCATTGATGTCTGGTTCAAAGGATAAAAGAAGGTTTTTTCAAGAAACCTTGTCTTGTTTGTTTGCTCTGTTTCGCAGGTCAGGGTCGTGTCCTCCTCTCACTTTCGCTGTGCTTTGCAAGATCTTCTTGCTAGCTCTGCTTGGGTGAGTGAGTGAAGTTCCTTCGTTTCTCGTCAATCTGCTGACTAGGGATTTGCTTTTCTTGGAATTCTTTGTCTCAACTGCTGAGAGTTGAAGTAATTTGGATTGCGTGATGCAGATTCGCAGCACAGATGTGCGGGTACGTCGGCATCGATTACAGCTCCCCTGTTCTGGGCACGGCCATGATGAACCTCATCCCAGCTTTCACTTTTATTCTCGCCATCATTCTAAGGTTCTTTGTCTCTTCTTTCTCGTTATCTGCTGTGCTCTTAAagaattttcatttgaaaaaataaaaaatgagagaaaatcaAGGAAGTCTGGTGCCTCAGCAAGTGGGAGACAGCTGCACATTCACAGGAAAGACGAGACAGCAGGGCACAATGTGTCGGTGACAATGATCACGAGATGAACTTATTCTGTTCTTTGATTTGTCGATGGAATTGACAATTTAGGATGGAGAAAGTGAACTGGAAAAGCTGGAGCACCCAAGCTAAGCTTGTGGGAACCATTACATCAATTCTAGGCGCATTCGTAGTCACTCTCTACAGGGGTCCTCCGGTTCTCCGCTCACCACGGCCTCCTTCTGTCCAGCCTCATCGCcgccttccttttcttctcctgcAACAATCAAATTGGATTCTGGGCGGGTTCCTCCTCGCGGCCCAAGCTTTCTTGTTAGCATCGTCGTACATTCTCCAGGTGAGCCCTGACATCATAACATTTTCCTAGATCAAAATGACACTACAACGAAGCGAAAGAAGACCAGACAAGTAAAATGACTCCCGAACCTTGCAGGCATTTATCCTCAAAGAATACCCGGCGGTGCTGAACTTGATGTTCTACGTGATGTTCTTTCTGACAATTCTTTCCGGGCTATTGTCCTTTATTACAGCGAGAGAACTACAGTCATGGATTCTGAAAGTTAATGTGGGTCTGATCGCTATTTTGTACTC
The genomic region above belongs to Rhodamnia argentea isolate NSW1041297 chromosome 6, ASM2092103v1, whole genome shotgun sequence and contains:
- the LOC115733093 gene encoding WAT1-related protein At5g40240-like → MEGRARGSLPFVGMIMVVLAQAGNMVVMKMAMSDGINKYTMVFYCNALSSLVLLPCPLIISRRSGSCPPLTFAVLCKIFLLALLGFAAQMCGYVGIDYSSPVLGTAMMNLIPAFTFILAIILRMEKVNWKSWSTQAKLVGTITSILGAFVVTLYRGPPVLRSPRPPSVQPHRRLPFLLLQQSNWILGGFLLAAQAFLLASSYILQAFILKEYPAVLNLMFYVMFFLTILSGLLSFITARELQSWILKVNVGLIAILYSGVVAVAFGSTLGTWCVKRAGPVYVSMFKPLGIVFAVGLGFLFLGEMLHLGSLIGALVIVMGFHTAVWAKSKEEEKAIEGSGVGGSFASSSHDTPLLQNQASSV